From bacterium BMS3Abin08, the proteins below share one genomic window:
- the hycD gene encoding formate hydrogenlyase subunit 4 translates to MISKILFNLLQVIVVMAFSPLVKGILNRLEAMVQSKRGPDILQPYRDIRKLLHKEEVVSEQASWIFRFTPYVVFVTPIFVTLLIPVLTSYPLFFAFMGDMLGGGFILALGGFFATIAAIDTGNPYGPMGASRTRMVGFLAEPVFMIVFFTVSFVAGSTIPYIVQEAWITPLSNFFEPSHVLVMLAFFMLIIAEAGRLPVDNPSGHFELAMIDESKILEYSGRGAALMKWGGAMKFFVLLCIFLNVLVSPWGLARGDGLLEVFIAIPLVMIKIFVFILFLVIIESSIAKLRLFRIPEFLGAAFITSIAAMIMYIF, encoded by the coding sequence ATGATAAGCAAGATCCTTTTTAATCTCCTTCAGGTCATTGTGGTAATGGCATTCTCTCCCCTTGTCAAAGGGATACTCAACCGTCTTGAAGCGATGGTTCAATCAAAGCGCGGGCCGGACATCCTTCAGCCATACCGCGATATCCGGAAGCTCCTTCACAAGGAAGAGGTGGTCTCCGAACAGGCCTCTTGGATATTCAGATTTACACCGTATGTGGTCTTTGTCACCCCGATCTTTGTCACCCTCCTTATCCCGGTGCTGACAAGCTACCCCCTGTTCTTTGCCTTTATGGGGGACATGCTCGGCGGCGGATTCATCCTGGCGCTCGGCGGTTTTTTCGCAACTATCGCGGCAATCGATACCGGCAATCCCTATGGCCCGATGGGAGCAAGCCGCACGCGTATGGTCGGCTTTCTCGCCGAACCCGTGTTCATGATCGTCTTTTTCACGGTCTCCTTTGTAGCAGGTTCAACCATACCGTACATCGTGCAGGAGGCATGGATAACCCCGCTGTCGAATTTCTTTGAGCCCTCGCACGTACTGGTGATGCTCGCATTCTTCATGCTCATCATTGCGGAGGCGGGCCGCCTGCCGGTCGACAACCCATCCGGCCACTTCGAGCTGGCGATGATAGATGAATCAAAGATTCTCGAATACTCGGGCCGCGGGGCAGCCCTGATGAAGTGGGGCGGTGCCATGAAGTTCTTTGTCCTGCTCTGTATATTCCTGAATGTCCTTGTCTCCCCCTGGGGGCTGGCCCGTGGAGACGGCCTGCTGGAGGTCTTCATTGCAATACCCCTGGTCATGATAAAGATATTCGTTTTTATCCTCTTTCTGGTGATAATAGAGTCCTCTATTGCGAAGCTCAGGCTTTTCCGCATCCCCGAGTTCCTGGGAGCGGCGTTTATTACATCCATTGCAGCCATGATAATGTACATTTTTTAA
- the hyfE gene encoding hydrogenase-4 component E, translating into MTISSLTQLNALTGGLFLLSTFGIIAMRQILGCLKMFVLQSVFLAASALLLGYLHLSIHLFAVAAITLMVKPVLIPYLLRRTVGNEVTARREISQLINIPTSLLIAVGLTIISYFVAKPLLSGAVGTTTGVNLPIGMACLLLGAYTVTVRREALPQIIGILTMENGAFFAGISIAPDLPLIAELSAAFDVLIIALVMGILTRKIHERIGSTTVSDLKTLKEV; encoded by the coding sequence ATGACGATTTCATCACTGACACAATTAAATGCACTCACAGGGGGGCTGTTTCTGCTCTCTACTTTCGGGATCATTGCCATGCGCCAGATACTGGGATGCCTGAAGATGTTCGTACTCCAGTCTGTCTTTCTGGCAGCATCCGCACTACTGCTCGGATACCTTCACCTGTCCATCCATCTCTTTGCGGTAGCGGCCATCACCCTGATGGTGAAACCTGTCCTTATCCCGTATCTGCTCAGGCGAACGGTCGGCAACGAGGTCACTGCGCGCAGAGAGATATCACAACTCATAAACATACCGACATCGCTTCTCATCGCGGTCGGGCTGACCATAATATCGTATTTCGTTGCCAAACCTCTCCTCTCCGGCGCCGTCGGCACAACCACAGGCGTCAACCTGCCCATCGGCATGGCGTGTCTGCTCCTCGGCGCCTACACGGTAACGGTAAGACGGGAGGCCCTGCCGCAGATCATAGGGATACTTACCATGGAAAACGGCGCCTTTTTCGCCGGCATATCCATTGCCCCGGACCTGCCTCTCATCGCGGAGTTGAGTGCGGCCTTCGATGTCCTGATCATAGCCCTGGTTATGGGAATACTTACCAGAAAGATACA